A genomic window from Massilia sp. METH4 includes:
- a CDS encoding GNAT family N-acetyltransferase → MKWHLYPAGAFGQHADAWRRLNALTTRSPLLEPEFVQPLLAEFGDPRGRLAVCEADGDIVAMGILVPRGRGVWEALQPSQAPIGLWLHRAGIPLDRLLPPLTRKLPGLALMVGLKQRDPQLEPRPADSAVTGTLDYIRTAHVPIAGSFEDYWNARGKNLRSNLKKQRARLQKDGIAPRMQIDRLPEQMAAAVADYGRLESAGWKAQLGTAVHPDNDQGRFYTAMLEGFARRGQAAVYRYWFDDRLVAMDLCIEGDGALIVLKTTYDESVPASLSPTLLMREECCQRLFEEKQYARLEFYGKVMEWHTRWTDEIRTMYHVNHYRWPVLRQLHAAAGERAAMVQRLRGRFAAPAPVATRQQTSTTE, encoded by the coding sequence ATGAAATGGCACCTGTACCCGGCCGGCGCATTCGGCCAGCACGCCGATGCCTGGCGCCGGCTCAATGCGCTCACCACCCGCTCGCCACTGCTGGAGCCGGAATTCGTGCAGCCGCTGCTGGCCGAATTCGGCGACCCGCGCGGCCGGCTGGCGGTGTGCGAAGCCGATGGCGACATTGTCGCGATGGGCATCCTCGTGCCGCGCGGCCGGGGGGTGTGGGAAGCGCTGCAGCCGTCGCAGGCACCGATCGGGCTGTGGCTGCACCGCGCCGGCATTCCGCTCGACCGGCTGCTGCCGCCGTTGACGCGCAAGCTGCCGGGCCTGGCGCTGATGGTGGGGCTGAAGCAGCGCGACCCGCAGCTCGAGCCCCGTCCCGCCGACAGCGCCGTCACCGGCACCCTCGACTACATCCGCACCGCCCACGTGCCGATCGCCGGCAGCTTCGAGGACTACTGGAATGCGCGCGGCAAGAACCTGCGCAGCAACCTGAAGAAGCAACGCGCGCGGCTGCAAAAGGATGGGATCGCCCCGCGCATGCAGATCGACCGGCTGCCCGAACAGATGGCGGCCGCGGTGGCGGATTATGGCCGCCTGGAGAGCGCAGGCTGGAAGGCGCAGCTGGGCACGGCGGTGCATCCGGACAATGACCAGGGCCGCTTCTATACGGCGATGCTGGAAGGGTTCGCGCGGCGCGGCCAGGCGGCCGTGTACCGCTACTGGTTCGACGACCGGCTGGTGGCGATGGACCTGTGCATCGAGGGCGACGGCGCCCTGATCGTGTTGAAGACGACCTACGATGAATCGGTGCCGGCGAGCCTGTCGCCGACATTGTTGATGAGGGAGGAATGCTGCCAGCGGCTGTTTGAGGAAAAGCAGTACGCGCGGCTGGAGTTCTACGGCAAAGTGATGGAATGGCATACGCGCTGGACCGACGAAATCCGGACCATGTACCATGTCAACCATTACCGCTGGCCGGTACTTCGCCAGCTGCATGCCGCCGCCGGCGAACGGGCCGCCATGGTGCAGAGATTGCGCGGCAGGTTCGCCGCCCCTGCGCCCGTCGCCACGCGGCAGCAAACCTCAACCACGGAGTAA
- a CDS encoding acyl carrier protein, with the protein MYLDEVKQIVTDVLALGPAGRSLDEHSALLGSIPELDSMAVVQLIGALEEQFGFTVDDDEISAETFATLGSLTAFVKHKLTA; encoded by the coding sequence ATGTATCTCGACGAAGTAAAGCAGATTGTCACCGATGTCCTCGCCCTCGGCCCGGCCGGGCGGTCGCTGGACGAGCACTCGGCCCTGCTGGGCAGCATCCCGGAACTCGATTCGATGGCGGTGGTCCAGCTGATCGGCGCGCTGGAAGAGCAGTTCGGCTTTACCGTGGACGACGATGAAATCAGCGCCGAAACCTTCGCCACGCTGGGCAGCCTGACGGCCTTCGTGAAGCACAAGCTGACCGCCTGA
- a CDS encoding DegT/DnrJ/EryC1/StrS family aminotransferase: protein MGKISISDVEPAAIAAAAIQSPPAPADYPRSRLPVSPALSLASFLRMRGPQASSILDAREVRFVTSGRVAIALALKQMGVGPGDTVLVPSYHCASMIEPVIWAGATPLFYRIRPDTTVDLGDIAVKAATCNVKALMATNYYGFHQPLPALRAFCDERGIFLLEDCAHSFLGHHGGRPLGSWGDYAIASSMKFFPVYEGGCLASARHRLDGVALQSAGTGFEAKVLLNSIENGFAYGRLPLLRALMALPMAVKNSLWGVIKSRRHGAAPALAPGSSDGGFGFDPAWLTKRSSLYSRVMLRLVSRRRMGELRRRNYRRLYDALSGLPGCRPLFASLPDGVYPWVFPLLCDEPLALFRQLKEARVPVIRFGEYLWPGVDATVCENSVDLSRRVLQFPCHQELRDDEIAWMIGQVRGAILGATR from the coding sequence ATGGGAAAGATCAGCATTTCAGATGTGGAGCCGGCTGCCATCGCAGCGGCGGCAATCCAGTCGCCGCCCGCTCCTGCCGACTACCCGCGGTCCCGCCTCCCGGTCTCGCCCGCCCTGTCGCTGGCGTCCTTCCTCCGGATGCGCGGCCCCCAGGCGTCCTCGATCCTCGACGCGAGGGAAGTGCGCTTCGTGACCAGCGGCCGCGTCGCGATCGCGCTGGCATTGAAGCAGATGGGCGTGGGCCCCGGCGATACGGTCCTGGTGCCCTCCTACCACTGCGCGTCGATGATCGAGCCGGTCATCTGGGCCGGCGCCACGCCGCTGTTCTACCGCATCCGCCCCGATACCACCGTCGATCTCGGCGATATCGCCGTGAAGGCCGCCACGTGTAACGTGAAGGCGCTGATGGCAACCAACTATTACGGCTTCCACCAGCCCCTACCAGCACTACGCGCCTTCTGCGACGAGCGCGGCATCTTCCTGCTGGAGGACTGCGCCCACTCCTTCCTGGGCCATCACGGCGGCCGGCCGCTCGGTTCCTGGGGCGACTATGCCATCGCCAGCAGCATGAAATTCTTCCCGGTCTACGAGGGCGGCTGCCTGGCCTCGGCGCGTCACCGGCTCGACGGCGTGGCGCTGCAATCGGCCGGCACCGGCTTCGAAGCGAAGGTGCTGCTGAACTCCATTGAAAACGGCTTCGCCTATGGCCGCCTGCCCTTGCTGCGCGCGCTGATGGCGCTGCCCATGGCGGTCAAGAACAGCCTGTGGGGCGTGATCAAGTCGCGCCGCCACGGCGCGGCGCCGGCGCTGGCGCCCGGATCGTCCGATGGCGGCTTTGGATTCGATCCGGCCTGGCTCACCAAGCGCTCCTCGCTGTATTCGCGGGTCATGCTGCGGCTCGTGTCGCGCCGGCGCATGGGCGAGCTGCGGCGCCGCAATTACCGCCGGCTGTACGATGCGCTGTCCGGCCTGCCCGGCTGCCGGCCCCTGTTCGCCAGCCTGCCGGACGGCGTCTATCCCTGGGTCTTCCCCCTGCTGTGCGACGAGCCGCTGGCGCTGTTCCGCCAGCTGAAAGAGGCGCGGGTTCCCGTGATCCGCTTTGGCGAATACCTGTGGCCGGGCGTCGATGCGACCGTCTGCGAGAACAGTGTCGACCTGTCGCGCCGCGTGCTGCAGTTTCCTTGCCACCAGGAGCTGCGCGACGATGAAATCGCATGGATGATCGGGCAGGTGCGCGGCGCGATCCTGGGAGCGACCCGATGA
- a CDS encoding hydrolase 2, exosortase A system-associated, producing MNTPAAAPPAQPFFPDAGAAAPFFLGSGAAARFCLYHAPVGTCRGAWLYIHPFAEEMNKSRRMAALQARAMARDGYAVLQLDLHGCGDSAGDFGDARWETWQDDVARGLAWLERRSGHAAGLWGLRLGCLLALDVAQARALPGLLLWQPVTHGSQFLTQFLRLKVASQMLTEGETGGGTAALKEALTAGQALEIAGYTLDSALALAIDARAAEKFIAPACPVRWFEVAPESGRPLSPAAARVVAALGKHGATVATHVVAGPQFWATQEIEECPALLDATLRSLSEACHAA from the coding sequence ATGAACACCCCCGCCGCCGCGCCGCCCGCGCAACCGTTTTTCCCGGACGCCGGCGCGGCGGCGCCTTTTTTCCTCGGCAGCGGCGCGGCTGCGCGTTTCTGCCTGTACCACGCGCCCGTCGGTACCTGCCGCGGCGCCTGGCTTTACATCCACCCGTTTGCCGAAGAGATGAACAAGTCACGCCGCATGGCCGCGCTCCAGGCGCGCGCCATGGCGCGGGATGGCTACGCGGTGCTGCAACTGGACCTGCACGGTTGCGGCGACAGCGCCGGCGACTTCGGCGATGCGCGCTGGGAGACCTGGCAGGACGATGTCGCCCGCGGCCTTGCCTGGCTCGAACGCCGCAGCGGCCACGCCGCGGGGCTGTGGGGCTTGCGCCTCGGTTGCCTGCTGGCGCTGGACGTGGCCCAGGCCCGTGCATTGCCGGGCCTGCTGCTGTGGCAGCCCGTCACCCACGGCAGCCAGTTCCTCACGCAATTCCTGCGCCTCAAGGTGGCCAGCCAGATGCTCACGGAGGGCGAGACCGGCGGCGGCACCGCCGCGCTGAAGGAAGCCCTCACGGCTGGCCAGGCATTGGAAATTGCCGGCTACACGCTCGATTCCGCGCTTGCGCTGGCGATCGACGCGCGGGCGGCGGAGAAATTCATCGCGCCGGCATGCCCGGTGCGGTGGTTCGAGGTCGCCCCGGAAAGCGGCCGTCCGCTGTCGCCGGCCGCGGCGCGCGTCGTCGCGGCACTGGGCAAGCATGGCGCAACGGTAGCCACCCATGTCGTCGCGGGCCCCCAGTTCTGGGCGACCCAGGAAAT